A region of the Candidatus Neomarinimicrobiota bacterium genome:
GGAGTAATACTCAGAAGAGTAACCAAAATGAGGACAAGCTTCGTGTGCTGGTCTGGAACGTACTGCACGGCGCCAACGATGTTGATCAAGGGGCTGAAAAAACATTGGCTATCATCCGCAGTGCGGCACCTGACATTGTGTTGTTACAGGAAAGTTACAATATAGATGGAGATCGACCTCATCTCGGTGAATGGCTCGCCAGTGAACTCCAATGGAATCAGCATCAGGCGCCGAGCACGCACCTTTGCGTTTTAACGCCTTTGGATATGGATACGACCTTTTTCCACGATGAGTGGCATGGCGTGGGTGCGTTACTGAAAGATTCGAAGGAGCGAGAACTCCTTATTTGGGATATTTGGATCGACTATCGTTCGTTTATCGGTTATGAACTTCGCGATAATCCAACGCTTAGCAACGAAGAACTTTTGGCCGCCGAGTACGAACGTTCAAGTCGTCTGGAAGAGACTAAGGCAATTATTTCTCACCTGCGAGAAGCAGGTCAACTGGGGGCGGATGTTCCCCTTCTTGTTGGTGGCGATTGGAATTGCCCTTCCCATTTGGATTGGACGGAAGACGCTTCTAAAATTTATAAATATCGCCGAAATCTTCCCCTGCCTGTGAGTATGGCAATGCACGAAGTGGGCTTTACTGACACTTTCCGAGAAGTTTATCCGAATCCAATTCAGCACCCGGGGATAACTTGGTCACCCATGTATCGCGGCGCTATTACTGGTGAGACAGGTACTCCCCAATCCTTTGATCGCATCGACCGCTTGTATCTAAAGAATTCAACACAAAAAGGTAACGGATGGTCGCTTCGCCCTGTTGCAGGATTTGTACTCCCCCTCATTTGGGAAGATAATTCGATCCCCGTAAAGGACAGGACATTTCCTTCGGATCACGGCGCACTCGTTATGGATCTTATCTGGGTGCAAGAAGAGTAGAAAAAAATAAGCTAAAATTAAAAAAAGCGATCCTAATTATGACAGCACTTATCAGCTGTATTCTCTCCACAGTCGCCTTGGGTGAATTCTACTTTACTTATCAAATGGATGATTCTGAATACTATATTTTATCATTCAGTATTATTTGTGGCATATCCGGTATAATCAGTTGGTGGGCCTTATTCTCGAAAAAATACCCTCATAACCCGGCAAACGTTTAAGGGCTTTTTTTCTTAAATATTGAATTATATTGTTAGTATGATAAAACAATATTCACGAATCATAATCAGACCTTTTTTACTAATAATACTTTTTTCTCTCTTTGCATGCGAAGATAAAAAAGAAGATTCGGTATGCACTGATCCAATCCAAGGCAAATTTATTAATGTCCAGGAGAAAGGAACAATCAGCGCCGAATTCATTAATGGTTTGCGTCCTAGTTTTGGCATCCCTGAAACTTTCGTTGTAAAATATGATGTGGCGGTTCTTTCTGTAACCTATACCACGGTAAATCCCGATGGAAAAGAAACAACGGCTTCCGGCGCAGTCTATATTCCCAAAACTGGCGATGATAATCCACTGTCCTTACTCAGCGGCCATCATGGCACAACCATTAAAAAAGCAGACGTACCATCTGTTTTGCCCCTTTACGGTTATTTAGGATTGTTTGGTGCAGGAGCAGGATATGCAGCGGTTCAGGCAGACTATCTCGGGTTGGGAAGTTCTGAGTTAGATTATCAACCATTTAGTCAAAAATTTAGTGGCGTAGCCGTGGTAGATCTCATCGATGGTGTACGACATTATGCCTGCGAAAATGGAATCCCACTCAATGATAATGTCTTTATGCTGGGCTATTCAAACGGTGGATATGTATCCATGGCCGTTCACGATGAACTGCAAGTAAATCCCCGATCCTTCAATATTGATGCCAGCGTAATGGTTGCAGGATATTTCGATTTAAGAATTTCTGAATCATTCCAAATTCCTGATTCACTTTATCGACCTTCATGGGCTTTATATAGTCCAATCATGTACGACAAACGATATAATCTTGGACTTATGGAAAAAATTGTAAAACCGCCATATTTGGAAAAATTATCGACCCTTTTTAATGGTCAAAAAGATGCGACCGAAATTGATAATGCATTGACCCTAATCAGCAAAGATTTGTTAACCGAATCGTTTTTAACCAGTTTTAGAACAAATCCGGATTTCAAAAATTACCGCGATTCATTGGTTTCAAATTCACTGGCGGATGTAATCCCCGATTCACCGGTATTATTTATTCACAGCAAAGAAGACGGTGCTGTGCCATATAGCCAAAGTGTGAATATGCACCAGTACATTAATTCGAATGGGGGAAACGCATCATTGGTACTGCTTGAAACGGGTCAACACAATCCTGTGGCTTATGCCCCCGCAGTAATCCAGGCGATTGATTGGTTAAAACAGTACGAATAATATTTTTTTAATAACCAAAATTGATTATCAACCACACGCAAAAATATGTCATACTGATCCCCGATTCATTGGGGAGAAGTATCTCAAGCAAATGACAGTCAAATAACAAATGCTTGAGATCCTTCCCTCACAAATTCGCTCAGGATGACAAGGTAGGTGGTTTTAAAATAAAATGGAGCACACTTTGAAATACATTTTAAAAATGAGGAATCCTCAATGAAACATCGAATCCTTTTAGTTATACCACTATTGTTCTTGATCAGCTGCCAATCCCGGCAGAAAGTAGAATATCTACAATCTAAAAAATTTACTGCACAGAATGAGCCATTTTCCGAAGCGGTAAGGGTGGGGAATATGCTTTATCTCTCTGGACAAGTGGGTAACAAACCGGGCGAAATGAATGTGGTTCCTGGTGGCATTGGACCTGAAACACGCCAGACTATGGAAAATATCAAGGAAGTTCTCGAGCGGTTTGGCTCATCCATGGATC
Encoded here:
- a CDS encoding RidA family protein; translation: MKHRILLVIPLLFLISCQSRQKVEYLQSKKFTAQNEPFSEAVRVGNMLYLSGQVGNKPGEMNVVPGGIGPETRQTMENIKEVLERFGSSMDQVVKCLCMLEDINEWAEMSAEYVKFFPNHKPARSAFAGTGLAIGAKVEIECMATID